The genomic DNA CCGCCACACCTTTGCCTCCCTCCTAATCCAGGCGGGGGAACCCTTGACCTACGTCCAGCAGCAACTCGGGCACCACTCCCCGGCCTTCACGCTCGCGGTGTACGGCCACTTCATCCCGAGGGGGAACCATCGGGCCGTCGATCTCCTGGATGACGCGACCGGACGCAACCTATACGCAACCACAACTGAACAGCACCAGGCGATTAAGCTATAAGAATCATCACTTAGCCCTTCGTCGCCGTCAACGTCCAATGATTCAGACAGCGCGCCGTCAGTCTTCGGAGACGTCGAGGCGGCGGAGGTACTCCTCCCACTCGACCGGGAGCAGCGACCGCTTCTTCGTGTTGCAGGCCTTGCAGGCGGGGACGACGTTGCCGCGCGTGGACCGGCCGCCGCGGCCCAGCGGGACGACGTGATCCAGCGTGAGACCGGCGCGGCCGACCGCGCGGCCGCAGTAGTGGCAGACGCCGGCGGCGATCCGGCGCTTCCACCACTGGCTCGCGCGGAGCTCCCGCGCCTTCGCGCGCTCGCGCTTGAGCGCGGCCGCGTCGATCGGCGCGTAGAAGTCACTCATGCGCCGCGAGCGCCGTCGAGAGCTCCTCCCACTCGCGCATCAGCCACATGACCTGCTCCTCGGCGCGTCGCCGCTCCGAGGTCACCGCGCGCGCGCGCGCGCCGTCGGTGTAGAGCGCGGGATCGGTCAGCGCCGCGCCGATCTCGGCGATCCGCGCCTCGAGCGCGTGGATCTGCGTCTCGACGGCCTCCAGGCGGCGGCGCAGCTCGCGGAGCGCCCGCGTCGCCTCGTCGCCGCGCCGCGACGCCTTGCCCGACGTCGCCGCGCGGCGATCGTGCTGGCTTCCCGCAGGGGGAGCCGGGGGACGCCCGGATGAGTGTCTCTCCGAAATCCGGGCGGCCCCCGGCTTCCCCTGCCCCGAACCCGGCTCGAGCGTCGCGCGCGCCTTCGCCGCGAGATAGTCGTCGTAGCCGCCGAGGTAGGGGACGAGGGCGCCCCCGCCGACCTCGAGGATCTTCGTCGCGATGCGGTTGATGAAGTAGCGGTCGTGGGAGATGAAGACGATCGTCCCGGAGAAGCGGGCGAGCGCCTCCTCGAGGACCTCGCGCGAGGCGAGGTCGAGGTGGTTCGTCGGCTCGTCCATGCAGAGGAGGGCGGCCGGGCGCACGAGCATCCTCGCGAGCGCCACGCGCGCCTTCTCGCCGCCCGAGAGCACCGCGATCCGCTTGTCCACGGCGTCGCCCGAGAAGAGGAAGGTGCCCAGGATCGTCCGGAGACGCGTCTGGCCGAGCTCCGGCGCCGCGCGCTCCAGCTCCTCGAGCACGGTGGAGGACGGCGTCAGCGCGTCGAGCTGGTGCTGGGCGTAGTAGTGGGCCGCCACGTGGGCGCCGAGCCCGCGCTCCCCGCGGTCGAGCGGGAGCACGCCCGCCAGCAGGCGGAGCAGCGTGGACTTGCCCGCGCCGTTCGGCCCGACGAGCGCGGCGCGCTCGCCGCGCTCGATCTCGAAGTCCACGCCCGCGTACACGACGTTGTCGCCGTACGCTTTGCGCGCGCCCGCGAGCCAGGCGACGCGGCGGCCCGTGCGCGGCGGCGCCGGGAAGGCGAAGCGGATGTGGCGCGCCTCGCGCGCGACCTCGACGCGCTCGACGCGCCCGAGCATCTTGATCCGGCTCTGGACCTGCCGCGCCTTGGTCGCCTGGTAGCGGAAGCGCTCGATGAAGCGCTCGATCTCGGCGATGCGCTTGGCCTGGTTCCGCGCCCGCGCCGCCAGGAGCTCGCGGCGCGCCTCGCGCTCGACCAGGTAGTCGTCGTAGTCGCCGGGGTAGGCGGTCACGCCCGCGGGGCCGAGCTCGGCGATGGACGTCACCATCCGGTTCAGGAAGTAGCGGTCGTGCGAGACGAGCACGACGGTGCCGTCGTAATCGGCGAGGAACCCCTCGAGCCACTCGAGGGACTCGATGTCGAGGTGGTTCGTCGGCTCGTCGAGCAGGAGGAGCGACGGACGCAGGAGGAGCAGCCGCGCGAGCGCCGCGCGCATGCGCCAGCCGCCGGAGAACTCGGTGAGCGGGCGCGCGACGTCACCCCCGCGAAACCCGAGCCCGCCGAGGATGGCCTTCGCCCGCGTCTCGAGCCCGTAGCCGCCCGCCGCCTCGAACCGGTGCTGGAGCTCGCCGTAGCGCCGGGTCAGCTCCGCGCTCTCGGGACCGTGCGGGACGCCGGCGAGCGCCGCGGCGACGTCCTCCATCTCGCGCTCGAGCCGCCACACGGCCTCGAACCCCGAGAGCGCCTCCGCGAGGACCGAGCCGGCGGCGGTGCCCGTGACCTCCTGGGGGAGATACCCGACCGTCGCCTCGCGCGGCCGGGCGATGCGGCCCGCGTCGGGCTCCTCGAGGCCGGCGAGGAGCCGGCAGAGCGTCGTCTTGCCGGCGCCGTTCGGACCGACGAGCCCGA from Candidatus Methylomirabilota bacterium includes the following:
- a CDS encoding HNH endonuclease, which encodes MSDFYAPIDAAALKRERAKARELRASQWWKRRIAAGVCHYCGRAVGRAGLTLDHVVPLGRGGRSTRGNVVPACKACNTKKRSLLPVEWEEYLRRLDVSED
- a CDS encoding ABC-F family ATP-binding cassette domain-containing protein translates to MIQLEGIAKAYGGEQILRELSWRIPDGERIGLVGPNGAGKTTLCRLLAGLEEPDAGRIARPREATVGYLPQEVTGTAAGSVLAEALSGFEAVWRLEREMEDVAAALAGVPHGPESAELTRRYGELQHRFEAAGGYGLETRAKAILGGLGFRGGDVARPLTEFSGGWRMRAALARLLLLRPSLLLLDEPTNHLDIESLEWLEGFLADYDGTVVLVSHDRYFLNRMVTSIAELGPAGVTAYPGDYDDYLVEREARRELLAARARNQAKRIAEIERFIERFRYQATKARQVQSRIKMLGRVERVEVAREARHIRFAFPAPPRTGRRVAWLAGARKAYGDNVVYAGVDFEIERGERAALVGPNGAGKSTLLRLLAGVLPLDRGERGLGAHVAAHYYAQHQLDALTPSSTVLEELERAAPELGQTRLRTILGTFLFSGDAVDKRIAVLSGGEKARVALARMLVRPAALLCMDEPTNHLDLASREVLEEALARFSGTIVFISHDRYFINRIATKILEVGGGALVPYLGGYDDYLAAKARATLEPGSGQGKPGAARISERHSSGRPPAPPAGSQHDRRAATSGKASRRGDEATRALRELRRRLEAVETQIHALEARIAEIGAALTDPALYTDGARARAVTSERRRAEEQVMWLMREWEELSTALAAHE